In the genome of Solibacillus silvestris, one region contains:
- a CDS encoding 2-deoxyribose-5-phosphate aldolase (catalyzes the formation of D-glyceraldehyde 3-phosphate and acetaldehyde from 2-deoxy-D-ribose-5-phosphate) produces the protein MTQNYAVMIDHTLLKAESTKDQVEKICAEAKQYGFASVCVNPTWVKFSAEQLAGSDVKVCTVIGFPLGATTSAVKAFETKDAIANGAGEIDMVINIGALKDGNYDLVRDDIKAVVDAANGTLVKVIIETCLLTDEEKVKACELSVEAGADFVKTSTGFSTGGATAEDIALMRKTVGPDLGVKASGGVRSLEDMQRMIENGATRIGASSGVAIMNGLKSDSNY, from the coding sequence ATGACTCAAAATTATGCAGTAATGATTGATCATACTTTATTAAAAGCTGAATCTACAAAAGATCAAGTAGAAAAAATTTGTGCAGAAGCAAAGCAATATGGATTTGCTTCAGTATGTGTAAATCCTACATGGGTGAAATTCAGTGCAGAGCAATTAGCTGGGTCAGACGTAAAAGTATGTACAGTTATCGGCTTCCCGTTAGGTGCTACAACATCTGCAGTAAAAGCATTTGAAACAAAAGATGCGATTGCAAACGGTGCTGGCGAAATCGATATGGTTATTAATATTGGTGCTCTAAAAGACGGAAATTACGATTTAGTTCGTGATGACATCAAAGCAGTAGTAGACGCTGCAAATGGTACATTAGTAAAAGTAATTATAGAAACTTGCCTATTAACGGATGAAGAAAAAGTAAAAGCTTGCGAACTTTCTGTTGAAGCAGGTGCAGATTTCGTTAAAACTTCTACTGGATTTTCAACAGGTGGAGCAACAGCGGAAGATATCGCTTTAATGCGTAAAACAGTCGGTCCGGATCTTGGTGTGAAAGCTTCCGGCGGTGTTCGCAGCTTAGAAGATATGCAACGTATGATTGAAAATGGCGCGACTCGAATTGGTGCTTCTTCTGGTGTTGCTATTATGAATGGTCTAAAATCAGATTCTAATTACTAA
- a CDS encoding 30S ribosomal protein S21 codes for MSKTVVRKNESLEDALRRFKRTVSKSGTIQEVRKREFYEKPSVKRKKKSEAARKRKW; via the coding sequence ATGTCAAAAACTGTCGTTCGCAAAAACGAATCGCTTGAAGATGCTCTTCGTCGCTTCAAACGTACTGTATCAAAATCAGGTACAATTCAGGAAGTTAGAAAGCGCGAGTTCTACGAAAAACCTAGCGTTAAACGTAAAAAGAAATCAGAAGCTGCACGTAAACGTAAGTGGTAA